DNA sequence from the Rattus rattus isolate New Zealand chromosome 2, Rrattus_CSIRO_v1, whole genome shotgun sequence genome:
tttctacaaatccagccctataaaggataataaatggtaaagcccaacataaggaggcaagcaacaccctagaaaaagccagaaactaatcgtcttggcaacaaaacaaagagaagaaaagcacacaaacataacctcacatccaaatatgtatataacaggaagcaataatcactattcctgaatatctctcaacatcagtggactcaactccccaataaaaagacaaagattaacaaactgtacattcaatgaggaccctgcactctgctgcctacaggaagcatacctcaaagacaaagactgacactacctcagattgaaagactggaaaacaactttccaagcaaatggtctgaagaagcaagctggagtagccattctaatatcaaataacatGAATTTTCAAATaaaggtcatcaaaaaagataaggaagaacacttcatattcatcgaaggaaaaatccaccaagatgaactctcaatcctaaatatctatgctcaaaatacaagggcatctacatatataaaagaaaccttactaaagctcaaaacacattttgcagctcacacaataatagtaggagattaaacaccacactctcatcaatgggcaggtcatggaaacagaaattaaacagagacatagatggactaaaagaagtcatgaacaaaatggacttaacaaatatttatagaacattctatcctaaagcaaaaggatataaattcttctcatcacctcatagtactttctccaaaattggccatataattggtcataaaacaggcctcaacagacacagaaagacagaaataatccaatgcgtactatcagaccaccacggcctaaagctgatCATcagtaacaataagggaagaatgcccacatagacatggaagttgaataatactctactcaatgatgacctggtcaaggaagaaatgaagaaagaaattaaagactttttagaatttaatggaaatgaaggtacaacatacccaaacttatgggacacaacgaaagctgtgctaagaggaaaactcatagctctgagtgtctgcagaaagaaacaggaaagagcatatgtcaccagcttgacagcacacctaaaagctctagaacaaaaagaagcaaatacacccaggaggagtagaaggcaggaaataatcaaactcagagctgaaatcaaccaagtagaaacaaaaaggaccatagaaagaatcaacagaaccaaaagttggttctttgaaaaaatcaacaagatagatgaacacTTAACCaaactaatgagaggacacagagagtgtgtccaaattaacaaaatcagaaatgaaaagggagacctaactacagaaacagaggaaattcaaaaaatcatcagatcctactacgaaagcttatattcaacaaaactagaaaatctgcaggaaatggacaatttcctagacagatacctggtaccaaagttaaatcaagaacagataaaccatttaaacaatccaaaaactcctaacaaaatagaagcagtcattaaagttctcccaaccaaaaagagcccaggtccggAGGGgttcagggcagaattctatcagaacttcatagaagacctcataccaatactatccaaactattctacaaaattgaaacagatggagcactaccaaattccttccatgaagccacaattactcttatacctaaaccacacaaagacccaacaaagaaagagaacttcagaccaaattcccttatgaatatcaatgcaaaaatactcaataaatttctggcaaaccgaatccaagagcacatcaaaacaatcatccaccatgatcaagtacgcttcacttaagacatgcagggatggtttaatatacagaaaaccaccaacctgatccattatataaagaaactaaaagaacaaaatcacatcatcatttcattagatactgagaaagcatttgacaaaattcaacacctatTCATGAGAAAAGTCcgggaaagaataggaattcaaggcccataccaaaacatagtaaaagccttatacaggaaaccagtcgctaacattaaactaaacggagagaaacttgaagcaatcgcactaaaatcagggactagacaagactgcccactctctcccaacttattcaGTAtggttcttgaagttctagccagagcaatcagacaacaaaaggagatcaaggggatacagattgaaaaagaagaagtcaaaatatcactatttgcagatgatatggtagtatatttaattgatcccaaaagttccaccagagaactactaaaactgttaaacaacttcagaaaaatgtctggatataaaattaactcaaataaatcagtagccttcctctacacaacagaaaacaagctgagaaagaaacaagggaaaggacacccttcataatagtcccaaataatataaaataccttggtgtgactttaaacaagcaagtaaaagatctgtacaataagaacttcaagactctgaagaaagaaattgaagaagacctcagaagatggaaagatctcccatgctcatggattggcaggattaatatagtaaaaatggccattttggcaaaagcgatctacagattcaatgtaatccccatcaaaatgcctgtccaattcttcagagaggtagacagaacaatttgcaaattcatctagaataacaaaaaacccaggatagctaaaactatcctcaacaataaaaggacttctgggggaatcactatccctgaacttaagcagtattacagagcaatagtgataaaaactgcatggtattggtacagagacagacagattgacaagtggaacagaattgaagacccagaaatgaacccacacacctatggtcccttgatttttgacaaaggagccaaaaccatccaatggaaaaaagatcacattttcagcaagtggtgctggttcaacttgggatcaacatgtagaagaatgcagatcgatccatgcttatcaccctgtacaaagcttaagtccaagtggatcaaggatctccacatcaaaccacaaacaatcaaactaataaaagaaaaagtggggaagcacctcgaacaaatgggcactggagaaaatttcctgaacaaaacaccagtggcttatgctctaagatcaagaatcaacaaatgggatctcataaaactgcaaaacttctgtaaggcaaaggacactgtggttaggacaaaacgacaaccaacagattgggaaaagatctttaccaatcctacaacagatagaggccttatatccaaaatatacaaagaactcaagaagttagaccgcagggagacaaatgaccctattaaaaaatgaggttcagagctaaacaaagaattcacagctgaggaatgccgaatggctgagaaacacctaaagaagtgttcaacatctttagtcataagggaagtgcaaataaaaacaaccctaagatttcacctcacaccagtgagaatggctaagatcaaaaattcaggtgacaggaaatgctggcgaggatgtggagaaagaggaacactcctccattgttggtgggattgcagactggtacaaccattctggaaatcagtctggaggttcctcagaaaattggacattgaactgcctgaagatccagctatacctctcttgggcatatacccaaaagatgccccaacatataaaaaagacacatgctccactatgttcatagcagctttatttataatagccagaagctggaaagaacccagatgcccttcaacagaggaatggatacagaaaatgtggtacatctacacagtggaatattactcagctatcaaaaacaatgcctttatgaaattcataggcaaatggttggaactggaaaatatcatcctgagtgaggtaacccaatcacagaaaaacacacatggtatgcactcattgataagtggctattagcccaaatgcttgaattaccctagatgcctagaacacttgaaactcaagatggatgatcaaaatgtgaatgcttcactccttctttaaaaggggaacaagaatacccttggcagggaagagagaggcaaagattaaaacagagacagaaggaacacccattcagagcctgccccacatgtggcccatacatatacagccacccaattagacaagatggatgaagcaaagaagtgcaggcagacaggagccggatgtagatctctcctcagagacacagctagaatacagcaaatacatactcaaatgccagcaggaaaccactgaactgagaacgggacccctgttgaaggcatcagagaaaggactggaagagcttgaagggactccagaccccatatgaacaacaatgccaagcaaacagagctttcagggactaagccactacctaaatactatacatggacggaccctggactctgacctcaaaggtagcattgaatatcctagtaagaccagtttaaggggaagccctgggtcctgctaagactgaacccccaatgaacgggattgttggggggagggtggcaatggggggaggatgggaaggggaacagccatacagaaggggagggggagggattagggcaATGTTGGCCAGGaatctgggaaaaggaataacaatggaaatgtaaataagaaatactcaagttaataaagattaaaaaaaagcacccaaaagaacaacagtattaatattgacctttatttcttttcccagattcAGACGACAAAGAAGATTATTTTTCAGGTtgtaaataatctattttcacaACATAAGCTAAGACAAAATTGGAGTGCAACTGAGGTGGGAAAAAAAGCATCTGTCATCCCTATCTGTCATCCCTATCTTCATTTTGGCATCATCTCAATGTTTGTAGAAGTTAAAGCAGAATTGGTGCCAGTATTACTGGTTTGGCCAGAGTCCTCCCTCAGAGCTCTCTCCAAACTGGAAGGCAGGGAATGAATCAGTCTCTTTCGGAAGTCCTGGCCCATGAAAACATAGAGTATTGGATTGAGGCAACTATTGAAGAAGGCCAATGAGTTGGTTGGCATAATCAACATGTCAATAATTTTATACTCATCATTTAACAGTCTCTCTTTAAACCACACTAGGCTTAAAAGGCCAACCAGTTGAAAGGGAAACCAACAGATAAAGAAGGAAGCCACAACTGCCTTTAGGACTCGTGTGGCATGGCTAGAATTAACAAGGGTTCTTCTCTGGATCTTGACAGCAATGAGTCCATAGCAGATGGAAATAATGGACATGGGTATTATGAAGATAATAATGAACTTGATGATCCCTAGAGCAGTTGTAAAAATGAAAGTTGTGTTCAACATTTCCTCATCAGTGTTACCCCAGGATGGAATGTAGTATACACAGTACACATCCCCTCCAGGAACTGTATATGtacttatgaaaataaaaatgtgcaaaCTGAGAATCAGAGCAAAAATCCAGGGTCCAATAACCACCTTCCTAGCCAGGCTCACAGTGCGGTGGTTCTGAGCCCAGACTGGATGCACGACACAAATACAGCGGTCCAAGGCAATTAAAGTAATCAGAGAGATACTTCCAATTGCATTGACATCTGCAACAATATAAAGTAATTTACACAGGAACCAGCCAAAAGGCCATTTTCCTTTCATAGCAGTTGAGATGATGAAAAATGGTAGAGTCGCTGTGAAAAAGAAGTCAGCCAAAGCTAGATTCAGATAacaggtggtggtgacagtgtGTGTCATCCGGAATCCAGCTACCCAGATCACTAGTCCATTACCCAGAACACCAAGGACAAATGTGATGGAGAGAACCACCATTGTGAGGATCCACAGAACTCTGGAGATGGTAGAATCATTGACCACCACTTCTGATCCACTCACTGGAATGGAGTagttgttttccattttgtctgcacctgaaaattttcaaaaacaatttctCAGATATGTGGCTCCTTATCATATGACACTTGTATAGAATGTATACAATCTGCCACTACAGGAGAGCTATTTTAGCAGTAACATTCCAAAACTAGTACTTTACTGATGCTTTTGGGAGATAGCATAGCTCTCCATATTCAGCGCATTCTTAAAATTATTCTTGCTATTAgactaattattaaaaaataataattagatgCCATGGCTCAATAGTGATACTGAACTGAGGGTGAACAGGCAGCAAAATATGAGTGAAAGAAGTTTAGCACTTCAAGGAAGTCAACAGACTTAGTAGACCATCCCTCAATGATGGCTTTTCCTCAGTTCCCATGATCACAAGAGAAATAATTCAGTGAAGAGGTGTAAAAAGGTTAATCAAATAGTTTGTGTAGTAAAGAAATGAACTGTCCactccagagagaaagagagagagagagaggcagacacacagagaaagagacagacaagagaTGTTCAATGAAATGACCCTAAGAATAAATAGTAGCCCATTGGACTCTGCATTATAGGTTTCAAAGATATCTTTGTGATGATTTATGAGGTGCCTGATATGCATATGGAAATATGGGATCTGTATATGGAAATATGGTGTCCCTTTATGTTTCAAACTTTTGGTAGACTAAATAATGTTTTTGAGTATTGATCTTGAAATAttacaaagaaagacattaaaataagTTCAGAAGATATAAAAAAGCTAAGAGCACATACAGACCTTCAATAATATATAAGTGTGATATATTGGTTTCTTATATATAGAAGACCCTAAATGCAGTGTAAAGAATGTTTATACATAAAGGAATGTTCTGGACACAACTGAACACAGTAAGAGGTAGATACTATATCTATATTCAATCCAGTTCCTGCTTGAGGTAAAATTTCTCACACCTTGATATACACACCTTAAGTATGCATAACTACACAGTTTACTGTTATGTGTTTTAGAGATTCATTCCTAATGAATTTTAGTAGAATTTGTGGACTTCTCCTGCAAGATGATGGATTCTGTAATTAATCTGCTTGGAATTTTGAGTGACttatataaaaattctaaaaggttCATTATGTCTAGTTTTTGTAAGAATAGAATGAGGTTATGAGGAAAAGTGGCCCTGAAAACTACCTAATAGGACAGACTTTAATCTAGCTGGACCTGAATCCTTGTACCATACCACATGTGTCAGATGAAGATCAATGTGCTCTCTATCCTCTTCCCACTCCCCAGAATCTGGTCACTTGGTTTCTCCTAAACAAACCATAGTTTTGTCCATGGAAGTTGTCTTTCCATCTACGTAGGTGTAAGTTCTGATCAGGCTAGAGAGTATCTTGAATTTCACTGCTTCCTAAGGTAGTACTGGATCCATACACACAGGATAAAATTCTGGACGatgacaaaatggaaaagaagggTGCAAGTCCTCGGAGAGCTTCTTGATTGCTTTTCTAACTCCTTGAGAACAAAAAgcttgaaatatatttaatttcaagAAACTTGAAACTTTTTTTACTCTATAGTATGTGGGCTACAAAATCCACATACAGACTATCCTTTCAAATTCAGTTGTAGACCTGAGGTTGTTTAATCAGTAATAGTGTGTTTTCTACAATCTCCTGTGATGGAATTGGGCATGACTCAAAGGCAAAAATCTACCTACAGTCCCTCATTGAGAACATGGAGCTTGGGCTTAATGGTAGCACATATACTTATTATGCAAGCAACAtttggttcaatttccagcaatataataaaataaaaatgcagaaagcAACTATATCAATTATTTATTAATCCAACATTAAAGTATACTTGCATAAAATATAGGATGATTTTGCACCACTGTAAAAGTTTTAGACTTATTTACCAACCTATTTTCTGAAAGGAGCAGTAACAATGAGCACTtctttggttgattggttgtttgtttgatgtGTGGTTGAGAAAGGATCGAGCTATGTATCTCAGGTGACCTCATACTCCTAATTTTCCGCTTCAATTTTCAGAGGGCAGAAGTTACAAAGATATGCTAGAAAGCATCAACTCACAAAATTGTACTTTGATATAATTGTTATGTTAACTAGTTAAATtctctggggtgagtagacatgtaTGTCATATTTCtgcaggaaaagtcacacaacatACACCCATACATTGCTCACCAAATATTTTCAGGGCAATATTGAGAGACAGCAATATTACTGTTTTATCAAGCCATAGCCATATTCTAAGGATGTTGGTGGGGTTtggattttttattgtttgtttgtttctgacaaTAGTGACAATCATTGGACCATAGCATAACTAGTTCCAGAGCTTCCAAATTTGTGTCACTAGTGTAATGTGCTTCATTTGACGTGACCTGCCATGTTAGCTTACTATGTCAGCATGGTGATACAATTTTGATTTCTCTCCTGTGTTTCTCATAGcagttcctccttttctctttcttacccATGTTTTTCAACAAGATCCTAAACAGGACATTGTGCAATGATATTCTGGATTTCTCAACCATAGCACTGTTGATATCTGTCAGTACTTAATTGTGGTTGGGTGTGGTAGAGGTTTGTACACCACAGGATATGTAGCAGTCCTCCTCATCTAATAGATTCTGGGAATGACTCTCGTTCAACCATGATACCAAAAGTATCTCTAGATGACAAAAATCCTCTGGAAACCATAATGACCCCTTGTTGAAAACCATCTCTACAGTATAAAATTCCCTGGGCTTTATAATCATACTaatattcttgttattttgtgtgtgtaagaTCCACATGATTGCACCTACGCAAACACGTGCTTCTGCTCTTACACATGTGTAGGTCACAAGCCAGTGTCTGTTGTTCCAATTGATCCTCCACCATATTTGCTGACATCTGGTCTCTTACTGGAGCTAAGGTGTATAGATCTGGAAGTTTGCTACGTATTGAACTCCAGTGTAATACTAATTCTGGTTCCTTTTAATCTTAGGTCTGTGAGTGTCCACACGCATTAACTACAGTGGTCTTGAGGCTCTAGGATATTTTGCCATCTGCTGATATTCTGTGGActctagagaggaaaaaaatgctaGGTCCACTAGAGGGGCTGGAGATactccaaagaaatagaaattgcCTACTGCTCCCATGCTGCTACATTTGTTTTTACTGACTTACTTGATTGCTGGCTTGCTAAACTGCTAGATATTCTGAAGAATAACATTGGATTTTTCCTAGGGAAGCCAatacccctaatcagcaggaagtagcacTTAGATGTCTGTGCCACATTTCCCATACAATCTTCTTTCTGTCCTACATAGTGTTTGTGGTTGGGAGGGATCTTTGACTTTATTGGTTACAAGAGCTACACAAAGAAGAGCTACAGGAAATAATGTGataccaacaacaaaaactagtTCTTTGAACATTGTGCAAATTTGAACAAATTCA
Encoded proteins:
- the LOC116893975 gene encoding formyl peptide receptor 2-like, which gives rise to MENNYSIPVSGSEVVVNDSTISRVLWILTMVVLSITFVLGVLGNGLVIWVAGFRMTHTVTTTCYLNLALADFFFTATLPFFIISTAMKGKWPFGWFLCKLLYIVADVNAIGSISLITLIALDRCICVVHPVWAQNHRTVSLARKVVIGPWIFALILSLHIFIFISTYTVPGGDVYCVYYIPSWGNTDEEMLNTTFIFTTALGIIKFIIIFIIPMSIISICYGLIAVKIQRRTLVNSSHATRVLKAVVASFFICWFPFQLVGLLSLVWFKERLLNDEYKIIDMLIMPTNSLAFFNSCLNPILYVFMGQDFRKRLIHSLPSSLERALREDSGQTSNTGTNSALTSTNIEMMPK